In a single window of the Nodularia spumigena CCY9414 genome:
- a CDS encoding Mini-ribonuclease 3 gives MPANYSRLRNDEFVTSQEKELLDGQDETLTPDSSWHQALLATTGTLPLDISPSQIQQMSPLALAYIGDAIYELYVRMFYLLPIQQTKTYHCLVVAQVRAETQALHLRSLTPHLSPAELEIVRRGRNAASGRPKRVDPKIYQQATSLETLIGYLYLTDFPRLTELLQKLHLEK, from the coding sequence ATGCCTGCCAACTATAGCCGGTTAAGGAATGATGAATTTGTGACATCACAGGAAAAAGAGCTATTAGATGGACAAGATGAAACACTCACACCGGATTCGTCTTGGCATCAAGCATTGTTGGCAACCACCGGGACATTACCTCTAGATATTTCTCCATCACAAATACAACAAATGTCGCCTTTGGCTTTAGCCTATATAGGTGACGCAATTTATGAATTGTATGTTAGGATGTTCTATCTGTTGCCTATACAACAGACAAAAACCTACCATTGTTTGGTAGTAGCACAGGTAAGAGCCGAAACACAAGCGCTTCATTTGCGATCGCTTACTCCGCATCTGAGTCCAGCCGAATTAGAAATTGTCCGTCGAGGGCGTAATGCCGCTTCAGGACGACCTAAGCGAGTTGATCCCAAAATCTATCAACAGGCAACAAGTTTAGAAACTTTAATTGGCTACCTTTATCTCACCGATTTCCCACGCTTAACCGAATTGTTGCAAAAACTCCATCTAGAGAAATAG
- the rlmB gene encoding 23S rRNA (guanosine(2251)-2'-O)-methyltransferase RlmB, giving the protein MTSKPRKIQTPSEPNRGQSLKLKGKRIIPSSIRSPRVGERDKKPVSRGTSPHRIDPHVSPVASKPPEDSDLIYGRHPVLSALEGERGLNRIWITTRLRYDHRFHHLLLQAKENGTVIDEVEPKRLDQITDRANHQGIAAQVAPHDYMELSDLIAQAKSVTDPVIVVAEGITDPHNLGAIIRTAEAIGAQGLVIPQRRASGITSTVMKVAAGALENFSVARVVNLSRALEELKEAGFWIYGTATTGSEPLHTVKFSGPIVLVIGSEGEGLSMLTQRSCDVLVSIPLLGKTPSLNASVAAGMALYEIYRQRSLNTLYLDKLPKPL; this is encoded by the coding sequence ATGACAAGTAAACCCAGGAAAATCCAAACTCCTAGCGAACCTAATCGTGGTCAATCCCTCAAATTGAAGGGTAAGCGGATTATTCCTAGTTCTATTCGCAGTCCCCGCGTCGGCGAGCGCGATAAAAAGCCTGTGTCCAGAGGCACAAGCCCACATCGCATTGATCCCCATGTATCCCCAGTAGCCTCAAAACCCCCAGAAGATAGCGATTTAATTTACGGTCGCCATCCAGTTTTAAGCGCTTTAGAAGGTGAACGGGGACTAAACCGCATCTGGATTACTACTCGTCTGCGTTACGACCATCGCTTCCATCATTTACTGCTGCAAGCCAAGGAAAATGGCACAGTCATTGATGAAGTTGAGCCAAAACGCTTAGACCAAATCACCGACCGGGCTAATCACCAAGGGATCGCAGCCCAAGTAGCCCCCCACGACTACATGGAGTTGTCTGATTTAATTGCACAAGCGAAATCTGTGACTGACCCTGTAATTGTGGTAGCTGAGGGAATTACTGACCCCCACAATTTGGGAGCAATTATTCGCACTGCTGAAGCCATAGGCGCTCAGGGACTGGTGATCCCTCAAAGAAGGGCATCAGGAATCACTTCTACTGTGATGAAAGTGGCCGCAGGTGCTTTAGAAAACTTTTCTGTAGCCAGAGTAGTCAACCTCAGCCGCGCCTTAGAAGAATTGAAGGAAGCTGGCTTCTGGATTTATGGTACTGCTACCACAGGCAGCGAACCCCTGCATACAGTGAAATTTAGTGGCCCCATTGTTCTGGTTATCGGTTCGGAAGGCGAAGGACTGAGTATGCTCACACAGCGCTCGTGCGATGTCTTGGTCTCAATACCCCTGCTGGGCAAAACTCCTAGTCTCAACGCTTCAGTGGCGGCGGGTATGGCGCTTTATGAAATCTATCGCCAACGGTCGTTAAACACTTTGTACCTAGATAAATTACCAAAACCCCTTTAA